Within Metabacillus sp. KUDC1714, the genomic segment TTCGTATGTTGATATGATTGGCCGCTTAGTTGGTACTGAAGAAGAAGGTGTATTCGGACTTCCATATGCAACTAATGCCAATACAGTTATTTACAACAAGCAAAAGTTTGAAGAATTAGGTTTGGAGGTTCCTAAGACTTGGGACGAGTTTATTGCAATATTAGACAAAGCTAAAGCAGCTGGAGAGATTCCAATTTACTTTACCTTAAAAGATGCTTGGACTGGAATGATTTCTTGGAATTCACTTGGTGCAAATATTGCCGGTGAAGATTTTGCTGAAAAGAAAACTGCTGGTGATACAACGTTTGTTAAAAGCTATGACGAAGTAGCAGACAAAATGCTAACCCTTACAGAATACGGTCATAAAGACAATATGGGTGTAGCATATGGGGATGGTAATAATGCATTTGCTAGTGGAAAGGGTGTTATGTATATCCAAGGAAACTGGGCAATTCCTGAAATTGTTAAAGCTAGTCCAGATATTGAACTTGGAACTTTCGCTATGCCTGTAACGAATGATCCTGCTCAAAATAAACTTGTTTCTGGTGTAGATGTATTACTAACTATGAGTGAAGAAACAGATCATAAAGAGGAAGCAATGAAATTTATTGAATTTATGATGAATAAAGACACGTCAAAACGTTATATTGACGAACAAAAAGCATTCTCAGCTATTGAAGAAGTATTCCAAGAAGATCCTGTATTTGAAGGTATTAAAACAAACTTTGAAACCGGAGCTATTACAAGCTTCCCAGATCATTACTATCCAGCAGGTATGGGTGCTGAAAATCTTGTTCAAGAATTCTTAATTGAAAAGAAAAAAGAACCATTCTTGAAAAAGCTTGATAGTGAATGGGAAAAAGTACAAAATCGTTAAAAATAGTTGATGGAAAGGGCATCTACTGTGGTGCCCCTTCCTAATTAAAGTCTTAGTAATCACAATATAGCCTAGTTCTTTGATGTATAAGCCACTCCTTAATTAAAGGTTTAAACGGTAAAAGAATTACCTTTTATTAAGAAGCGTCTTATGCATAACAGAGCATTAAAAGGGCAATAGATGTGATTTACATGCTCAAAAGGAGAGGTAAAAAATGAAAAAGAAAAATTCCGTATATATGCTTATAGCAATACCTGCGTTTATCCTTTTCTTCATCTTCCATACGTATCCCACTCTCCAAGGGATTTTCTACAGTTTTACAGATTGGAAAGGATATGGGGATTGGAGTTTTGTTGGTATAAAAAATTATTTAAATGTTTTTAAGGATGAGCGGGCTTTAGATGCATATGGATTTACCTTTAAATTCGCAATTATTTCTACAATTTTGGTTAATATTTTCAGCCTACTTGTAGCTATGGGTCTAAATGGAAAGATTAAATTTCAAAAGACACTTCGTGCAATTTATTTTCTTCCATATATATTAAGTATTTTAATCGTCGGATT encodes:
- a CDS encoding ABC transporter substrate-binding protein, giving the protein MLKKVTASILSLALGTTILAGCGGNEGGGAEDGKVTLELFSNKAESIDTYKGIIAEFEEQNPDIKIKLDAPPEAETVLKTRLTKNDLPDIMSIGGNATYGELGRAGVLHDFTDSELLKSIQPSYVDMIGRLVGTEEEGVFGLPYATNANTVIYNKQKFEELGLEVPKTWDEFIAILDKAKAAGEIPIYFTLKDAWTGMISWNSLGANIAGEDFAEKKTAGDTTFVKSYDEVADKMLTLTEYGHKDNMGVAYGDGNNAFASGKGVMYIQGNWAIPEIVKASPDIELGTFAMPVTNDPAQNKLVSGVDVLLTMSEETDHKEEAMKFIEFMMNKDTSKRYIDEQKAFSAIEEVFQEDPVFEGIKTNFETGAITSFPDHYYPAGMGAENLVQEFLIEKKKEPFLKKLDSEWEKVQNR